The genomic DNA AGAACAATCCAGTTtctgataaaaaaaagtgacagtcaagaaacaagaaaaatcaataaatcaTAAGGGATGAGAATTGTTTAGAGGTTTACCATGGGAGATTGAGTAAAGGATGAAACTGGTGACAGTTTACTACTAGGTGTTGTGGTTGAATCTATCACAGAAGACAATACAGAAGTAGGAGATTgctgttcttcttcttcttcttcagcatTGAAATTTGGAGATGGGGATCTCCCAAGAACTTCTTGAACACCTGAAATCCCTGCTTTGAGTGAAGGCGTAATGATTTTTCGTGGATATGGATGGACAGGTTTTCTCTTCGGCCGAGGAGGTGGGATTTCAATTGCCTTCACTGAGCCTGCTTCACTGCTACATGATTCACGCACAACCTAACCAAACCAAACCACAAAATTTAGACATGTCTCAAGAGACAGAAACCCACATATATTAGACACTGAAAATAGCAGTAAACCTTAGAAATGAACTTCTGAGCATGACTCCGGATTTGAACTGCAGTTTTTGTGCCTACATAACCTTCAATTCGACGCCAAGCCCGTCCATATAACTTGAGAGCCTCAATGAACTTCTTATGCTCATCCTCAGTCCATTTTTCACGCTGTTTAGTTATTGTATACGGTTTTCTAACCTGTTTATGAAACAAATTGTGCAAATTGAATACACTAAAACATTAATGATGACATATAAGACTCTTCCATTAAACAAGGAACACAAACCTTTTGCGAAAATGGTTCCTTTGTGTTTACATCCAAAAACATTTGATCATCTAAATCTGTATTAACATGAGTTTCTTCAGTTCGATCCTGCATTTCCATGAATACTACAGATTAATGGGGAAATCTCACATCTAATCTAAAACCCAGTTCTCAtctaattctaattataattataattatccagattcattcacatatatatatatacagcacacaattaaaaacatttataaaagtaatcaCGACATATGGAATCAAGATTACCTGTATTATATCCATGTCTATAAGGTAGTTTATCGAGAATCCAATCAGCCaaacaaaatgatattttttgagAATTTCAGAAGAACAGGACAGAGAATGAAAGAGGAAGAGAGATATATAACGATGGCTtcactgaagaagaagaaaatgaagggATGACACGTCagaatctaatttatttttcttttaattatttatttataattattacaataatattagtTCTTGTGGCTGAGGTTGAAAAAGAGGCCATAGTCTTTTGTCACCACTTATGCTTTAattttaatacataatttaatGAATTCAGATTAAATTTAGgactttttaagaaaattaactttatttttgtcACTAATTAAGTCTGAAGCTGCATTTTTTAAGTAGCAATTGACTATATTGTGAATAATTTCTATAtggtaattaaaaaataatatagttactcaaaattaaataattgtgaGTGGGACAacaactatatataaaaaaaaacattgaatgCTAACAGGGGAGTGTtccctttatttttaataattgaactTGTTGagcaaaaataaatagtataataaaatgtataaccctactaaaatagtaaaacaataaataaattgtcaatcatagtttttttttttttttttcttccgaCTTCTCATCTCACCTGTTAAATagatttatgaaaatataattttataagaattataatttgatttttatatttgaaaatctatAAAGATTGaacaataagaataaaataaaaaaaagttagatatattttaatagtttaaattataactttaactgcaattgattttaataaacaaatataataatatatatgatgtttattgaataaataaatatctaaaaaatgGAAAAGGGAAAAGGGTAGGGCAAGAAGGGGATAAGGTTCATGCGGATGAGATGGATATATAAAAGTGTTTAGTGGATGATGATTTATGGATGTGGGACCCACTCTTGCGCTTTTTCGCCACGTCATTCGCCACTTGCGCCCCCAGTTAATTAATGATGCCACGTGTTCTTATCCCCACAACAATGTTTCAtgtttatcatttattaaattataattataattatcaaaatttaaatttaaattgaatagaCCCATCGTTTACTTTGCTTTCCATTATTATTGGGtggttttgattttatttgattcttttaTCTAAATTTTGTCCAATTAAGACTCCACTTATAATCTAATTTATGATTAGTAGAAAAGGGcatacattttattataatttatttgttagtGATGCAATCACAAAAATAGGAACCGGATTGGACATCTAATTAATTAGTCTTGTGCTTACTTAACCACATTATTtgttaattgaaataataattattaatttgtaacatatttaaaaataaaaatatttcaaatatctTGAAATgggttttaaaatttcattaatcaaatttcAACAATTCCCATcaaattagttttcttata from Impatiens glandulifera chromosome 9, dImpGla2.1, whole genome shotgun sequence includes the following:
- the LOC124915386 gene encoding protein REVEILLE 2-like, encoding MDIIQDRTEETHVNTDLDDQMFLDVNTKEPFSQKVRKPYTITKQREKWTEDEHKKFIEALKLYGRAWRRIEGYVGTKTAVQIRSHAQKFISKVVRESCSSEAGSVKAIEIPPPRPKRKPVHPYPRKIITPSLKAGISGVQEVLGRSPSPNFNAEEEEEEQQSPTSVLSSVIDSTTTPSSKLSPVSSFTQSPMKLDCSVQGSDEDKDISIKEKPIQSLKLFGKTVLVTDFHTPTEEKGITPDSSPGNIITTVNYMDLADVGSSGGGMMNFPLIFPIHVPFSTKTAGSSMSGQTQDKEIQKEGSWTGSNTGPLNSNWETEAHSHQQRPEKRLKGFVPYKRCVEQREMQSLSKMREDGNEDRSIRLCL